One window from the genome of Streptomyces sp. NBC_00287 encodes:
- a CDS encoding EthD domain-containing protein, with amino-acid sequence MIKLSIFLTRRADLTHEEFVDYWTQKHTPLLSSLPAGEVPVRRYVQLLPTGDEIPGISTAVYDGVAEVWVDNIADAARWFTSDTYTTTIAADEEKFLDRSQTRFLYTTESPIFG; translated from the coding sequence GTGATCAAGCTCAGCATCTTCCTGACCCGGCGGGCAGACCTCACCCACGAGGAGTTCGTGGACTACTGGACGCAGAAGCACACCCCGCTGCTCTCGAGCCTGCCCGCCGGAGAGGTCCCGGTCCGGCGCTACGTCCAGCTCCTGCCCACCGGCGACGAGATCCCCGGCATAAGCACCGCCGTCTATGACGGTGTCGCCGAGGTGTGGGTCGACAACATCGCCGACGCCGCCCGCTGGTTCACCTCCGACACCTACACCACGACCATCGCCGCGGACGAGGAGAAGTTCCTCGACCGCTCCCAGACCCGTTTCCTCTACACCACCGAGAGCCCGATCTTCGGTTGA
- a CDS encoding MarR family winged helix-turn-helix transcriptional regulator, giving the protein MDEPSPWLDTEQQELWQDLLSVVIALPLALDRQLQRDAGISNFEYSVLARLSMAHQVTMRLSELARDCGSTLPRMSKLMDRFEVREWIVRRIDPSDGRYTLATLTDSGRQKVVDSAPGHVAQVRRLVFDPLTTAQRRQLGAALSSVAETVRREAAGGPTG; this is encoded by the coding sequence ATGGACGAACCGTCACCGTGGCTCGACACCGAGCAGCAGGAACTTTGGCAGGACCTTCTCAGCGTCGTGATCGCGCTGCCTTTGGCCCTGGACCGCCAGTTGCAGCGCGACGCGGGCATCTCGAACTTCGAGTACAGCGTGCTCGCCCGGTTGTCGATGGCGCATCAGGTCACCATGCGGCTCAGCGAGCTGGCCCGGGACTGCGGCAGCACTCTTCCGCGGATGTCGAAGCTGATGGACCGTTTTGAGGTGCGAGAGTGGATCGTTCGTCGAATCGACCCGAGCGACGGTCGCTACACCCTGGCCACGCTGACCGACAGTGGTCGGCAGAAGGTGGTCGACAGCGCGCCGGGGCATGTCGCGCAGGTGCGCCGACTCGTGTTCGACCCTCTGACCACTGCGCAGCGCCGCCAACTCGGCGCGGCGCTTTCCAGCGTCGCCGAGACCGTGCGGCGGGAGGCCGCCGGTGGTCCCACCGGGTGA
- a CDS encoding 2,3-dihydroxyphenylpropionate 1,2-dioxygenase: MSEIIGLVGMSHSPFATLLPPSGPSQPGGAFLAAAARVTETVARLAPDAVVVIGPDHFHANFYDVMPPFVLGVEEAVGFGDFGSRAGSLPVASRLAWSIRDGLTEAGFDLSLSYALTVDHGLVQSYEMVSGEAGIPMVPLVVNTAAPPLPGLKRCALLGAALGTAIRDSTFAGRVLLIASGGLSHWLPSNDPRDPSIAADRREALIHGRQDVHAFAAAREPRVRAMGGDPHARVNAAWDAWFLEQLMSTDLTPVTVLGDEGLEDRAGSGGHEIRTWLIGLAAARTPLVWTSYEPVPEWITGMGIGTTFQLD; the protein is encoded by the coding sequence ATGAGCGAGATCATCGGCCTCGTCGGAATGTCCCACTCGCCGTTCGCCACCCTGCTCCCCCCGAGCGGGCCGTCGCAGCCCGGCGGTGCGTTCCTCGCCGCAGCCGCCCGGGTGACCGAGACTGTCGCCCGCCTGGCCCCCGACGCCGTCGTCGTCATCGGCCCCGATCACTTCCACGCGAACTTCTACGACGTGATGCCTCCCTTCGTACTCGGTGTCGAGGAAGCCGTCGGATTCGGCGACTTCGGCAGCAGAGCGGGCTCGCTGCCCGTCGCCTCGCGGCTGGCCTGGTCGATCAGGGACGGGCTGACGGAGGCGGGCTTCGACCTGTCACTGTCCTACGCGCTCACCGTCGACCACGGCCTCGTACAGAGCTACGAGATGGTGTCCGGCGAGGCCGGCATCCCGATGGTGCCCCTGGTCGTCAACACCGCCGCCCCACCGCTGCCGGGCCTGAAGCGCTGCGCCCTCCTCGGCGCAGCGCTGGGCACCGCGATCCGCGACTCCACGTTCGCGGGACGGGTGCTCCTGATCGCCAGTGGCGGGCTCTCCCACTGGCTGCCGTCCAACGACCCCCGCGACCCTTCGATCGCGGCGGACCGACGCGAGGCACTGATCCATGGGCGCCAGGACGTCCACGCCTTCGCTGCCGCGCGCGAACCCCGGGTCCGTGCCATGGGCGGTGACCCCCACGCGCGCGTCAACGCCGCGTGGGACGCCTGGTTCCTCGAACAGCTCATGTCCACCGACCTCACACCCGTCACCGTCCTGGGCGACGAGGGCCTCGAGGACCGGGCGGGCAGTGGCGGGCACGAGATCCGCACCTGGCTGATCGGCCTCGCCGCCGCACGTACGCCCCTGGTGTGGACGAGCTACGAGCCGGTCCCCGAATGGATCACGGGGATGGGCATCGGAACGACCTTTCAACTCGACTGA